In a single window of the Amycolatopsis sp. cg5 genome:
- a CDS encoding sodium-translocating pyrophosphatase: MSRQFLAEGLELSGGDYTIVGVIAVVALAALVIGYVLLKEVLAAGQGTSKMQDIAKAVQEGAAAYLKRQRNTLAIFGIGVFFLLFALPAEGWGERIGRSLFFLVGAGFSFAIGYLGMWLATQANLRVAAASREAGGREVAMRVAFRTGGVVGMITVGLGLFGAAVVVMVYAGQAPKVLEGFGFGAALIAMFMRVGGGIFTKAADVGADLVGKVEQGIPEDDPRNAATIADNVGDNVGDCAGMAADLFESYAVMLVAALILGSTAFGVHGLLFPLIVPAIGVITAVIGVYITKAKEGEGGLVTINRAFYISAAISAVLSTIAAFVYLPNSFAGFEGVSTTGQSGNPAVIATVAVIIGIVLAAIILKLTGYYTGTEHKPVQDVGKTSETGAATVILSGISVGFESAVYTALVIAGAVFGAYLLGGGVALFAVALAGTGLLTTVGVIVAMDTFGPVSDNAQGIAEMSGDVDEKAAQILTELDAVGNTTKAITKGIAIATAVLAATALFGSYQDAITKALAKVPDAAKTATNAMDAFINTVVSPNTLVGVIVGAAVVFLFSGLAVNAVSRAAGAVVYEVRRQFRDIPGIMEGTTRPEYGRVVDIVTRDSLRELTTPGLLAVFAPIAVGFGLGTGALAGYLAGAIATGTLMAIFLANSGGAWDNAKKLVEDGHHGGKGSDAHEATIIGDTVGDPFKDTAGPAINPLIKVMNLVSVLIAPAVVQFSIGDDASTPLRIVISLVAVAIIVAAIVVSKKRGTVLSDTPAEVAS, from the coding sequence ATGTCCCGGCAGTTCCTCGCGGAGGGCCTAGAGCTCTCCGGAGGTGATTACACCATCGTCGGTGTGATCGCCGTGGTCGCCCTTGCCGCACTCGTCATCGGCTATGTGCTGCTCAAGGAGGTTCTGGCCGCGGGCCAGGGCACCTCCAAGATGCAGGACATCGCCAAGGCGGTGCAGGAAGGCGCGGCCGCCTACCTCAAGCGACAGCGCAACACACTCGCCATCTTCGGCATCGGCGTGTTCTTCTTGCTGTTCGCGTTGCCGGCGGAAGGCTGGGGTGAGCGCATCGGCCGCTCCCTGTTCTTCCTCGTCGGCGCAGGATTCTCGTTCGCGATCGGCTACCTCGGCATGTGGCTGGCCACCCAGGCCAACCTGCGGGTGGCCGCGGCGTCACGCGAGGCGGGCGGTCGCGAAGTCGCCATGCGGGTCGCGTTCCGCACCGGTGGCGTGGTCGGCATGATCACCGTCGGCCTCGGCCTGTTCGGTGCCGCTGTCGTCGTCATGGTCTACGCGGGCCAGGCGCCGAAGGTGCTGGAAGGCTTCGGTTTCGGCGCCGCGCTGATCGCGATGTTCATGCGTGTCGGCGGCGGTATCTTCACCAAGGCCGCCGACGTCGGCGCCGACCTGGTCGGCAAGGTCGAGCAGGGCATCCCCGAGGACGACCCGCGCAACGCGGCCACCATCGCCGACAACGTCGGTGACAACGTGGGTGACTGCGCCGGTATGGCGGCCGACCTCTTCGAGTCGTACGCGGTCATGCTGGTCGCGGCGCTGATCCTGGGCAGCACGGCGTTCGGCGTGCACGGCCTGCTGTTCCCGCTCATCGTCCCGGCGATCGGCGTGATCACCGCGGTCATCGGTGTCTACATCACCAAGGCCAAGGAAGGCGAAGGCGGCCTGGTCACGATCAACCGCGCGTTCTACATCTCCGCGGCCATCTCCGCGGTGCTGTCGACGATCGCGGCGTTCGTGTACCTGCCGAACTCCTTCGCGGGCTTCGAGGGTGTCAGCACCACCGGTCAGTCCGGCAACCCGGCGGTCATCGCGACCGTCGCGGTGATCATCGGCATCGTGCTGGCGGCGATCATCCTGAAGCTCACCGGCTACTACACCGGCACCGAGCACAAGCCGGTCCAGGACGTCGGCAAGACCTCGGAAACCGGTGCGGCCACGGTCATCCTGTCCGGTATCTCGGTCGGTTTCGAGTCCGCCGTCTACACCGCGCTGGTCATCGCGGGCGCCGTGTTCGGCGCCTACCTGCTCGGCGGCGGCGTCGCGCTGTTCGCCGTCGCGCTCGCCGGCACCGGCCTGCTGACCACCGTCGGCGTCATCGTCGCGATGGACACCTTCGGCCCGGTCTCGGACAACGCGCAGGGCATCGCCGAGATGTCCGGTGACGTGGACGAGAAGGCCGCGCAGATCCTCACCGAGCTGGACGCGGTCGGCAACACCACCAAGGCGATCACCAAGGGCATCGCGATCGCGACGGCCGTGCTGGCCGCGACCGCGCTGTTCGGCTCCTACCAGGACGCGATCACCAAGGCGCTGGCCAAGGTCCCGGACGCGGCCAAGACGGCGACGAACGCGATGGACGCGTTCATCAACACCGTCGTCAGCCCGAACACCCTCGTCGGCGTCATCGTCGGCGCGGCGGTCGTGTTCCTGTTCTCGGGTCTCGCGGTCAACGCGGTCTCGCGTGCCGCCGGCGCGGTGGTGTACGAAGTGCGCCGCCAGTTCCGCGACATCCCGGGCATCATGGAGGGCACCACGCGCCCCGAGTACGGCCGCGTGGTCGACATCGTCACCCGTGACTCGCTGCGTGAGCTGACCACCCCCGGTCTGCTCGCCGTGTTCGCCCCGATCGCGGTCGGCTTCGGCCTCGGCACCGGCGCGCTCGCCGGTTACCTGGCAGGCGCCATCGCCACCGGCACCCTGATGGCGATCTTCCTCGCCAACTCCGGTGGCGCGTGGGACAACGCGAAGAAGCTGGTCGAGGACGGCCACCACGGCGGCAAGGGTTCGGACGCGCACGAGGCCACCATCATCGGTGACACCGTGGGTGACCCGTTCAAGGACACCGCCGGCCCGGCCATCAACCCGCTGATCAAGGTCATGAACCTGGTCTCCGTGCTGATCGCCCCCGCGGTCGTGCAGTTCTCCATCGGCGACGACGCGTCGACGCCGCTGCGCATCGTCATCTCGCTGGTCGCGGTCGCGATCATCGTGGCGGCGATCGTGGTGTCGAAGAAGCGCGGCACCGTGCTGTCGGACACTCCGGCCGAGGTCGCGAGCTAG